The Sinomicrobium kalidii genome contains a region encoding:
- a CDS encoding SUF system Fe-S cluster assembly protein: protein MSAETTINTTELGEKIVKVLKTIYDPEIPVDIYELGLIYDVFVNEEYDVKILMTLTTPNCPVAETLPVEVEEKVKSIDSIHDVEVELTFDPPWNQDLMSEEAKLELGLL, encoded by the coding sequence ATGAGTGCAGAAACAACCATAAATACTACCGAACTGGGCGAAAAGATCGTAAAGGTGCTGAAAACGATATACGATCCCGAGATTCCCGTGGATATATACGAACTGGGACTTATTTACGATGTTTTTGTCAATGAAGAATACGACGTTAAAATATTAATGACGTTAACCACGCCTAATTGTCCGGTTGCCGAAACCCTTCCGGTAGAGGTAGAAGAAAAGGTGAAATCCATTGACTCCATACACGATGTGGAAGTGGAACTTACTTTCGATCCGCCCTGGAACCAGGACCTTATGAGTGAAGAAGCCAAGCTGGAACTCGGGCTATTGTAA
- a CDS encoding DUF2480 family protein — translation MAEEIVNRVAQSKLVTVDPGDYYPEGKRVLLDIKDWLYEGFILREKDFREALKGHDWSRYQGAYVALTCSSDAIIPAWAFMLVATYLTPFCRKVVVGDMELLESTVYREALQNIDFTRFKDLPVIVKGCADKPVPRNAYIMLVEELQKFAKSVMYGEACSSVPLFKR, via the coding sequence ATGGCAGAAGAAATTGTAAATCGCGTGGCCCAGAGCAAACTCGTAACTGTAGACCCGGGGGACTACTATCCCGAAGGGAAAAGGGTTTTGCTGGATATTAAGGACTGGCTTTATGAAGGCTTTATCCTCAGGGAAAAAGATTTCCGGGAGGCATTGAAAGGTCACGATTGGAGCCGTTATCAGGGTGCTTATGTGGCGCTTACCTGTTCTTCCGATGCCATTATCCCTGCCTGGGCATTTATGCTGGTAGCCACTTATTTAACCCCTTTTTGCAGGAAGGTTGTGGTAGGCGATATGGAATTGCTCGAAAGCACTGTCTACCGCGAAGCCCTGCAAAATATTGACTTCACCCGTTTTAAAGACCTGCCGGTGATCGTGAAGGGATGTGCAGACAAACCTGTGCCCCGTAATGCATATATCATGCTGGTCGAAGAACTTCAGAAATTCGCAAAAAGCGTGATGTACGGAGAAGCATGTTCTTCCGTTCCGTTATTTAAACGGTAA
- a CDS encoding DUF3078 domain-containing protein has translation MRKIVFTLAFALCAMAVKAQVMDEDSFNKAQDTTRQEGWVRGGTVTFLLNQSAFSNWIAGGQNNIAGNLSLNYDFNYTKGDWTWDNKIIASYGLTKIKDENTRKTDDRLEFNSLLGKKATGYWSYSFFVNFRTQFTDGYDYTNDEEEEFATSGFFKPAYLTFGPGMLWKKSNNLKFNLAPVTSKMTILTGEVFTYDKASATFVSSDDVETFGVDPGDSFRYELGFYAAGYYKFNIMQNVSAENILSLYSNYLEDPQNVDLDYTLNLVMKINDYLSTNLTFQTIYDDNAYKGFQIREVFGLGVNFAF, from the coding sequence ATGAGAAAAATTGTATTCACACTTGCCTTTGCACTGTGCGCAATGGCAGTTAAAGCACAGGTAATGGATGAAGATTCATTTAACAAGGCACAAGACACCACAAGACAGGAAGGTTGGGTCCGTGGCGGTACCGTTACCTTTTTATTGAATCAGTCGGCGTTTTCCAACTGGATTGCCGGAGGGCAAAACAACATTGCCGGAAACCTGAGCCTGAATTACGATTTTAACTACACAAAAGGCGACTGGACCTGGGACAACAAGATCATTGCCAGCTACGGTTTGACAAAGATCAAGGACGAAAATACCAGAAAGACTGATGACCGGCTGGAATTTAACTCCCTGTTGGGTAAAAAAGCAACGGGATACTGGAGTTATTCGTTCTTTGTAAACTTCCGAACCCAGTTTACCGACGGATACGATTACACTAACGATGAGGAAGAAGAGTTTGCGACTTCCGGATTTTTTAAACCTGCTTACCTGACCTTCGGCCCCGGTATGCTGTGGAAAAAAAGCAATAACCTGAAGTTTAACCTGGCACCGGTTACTTCCAAAATGACTATTCTTACCGGTGAAGTCTTTACTTATGACAAGGCCAGCGCCACTTTCGTGTCCAGCGACGATGTAGAGACCTTTGGTGTTGACCCGGGAGACAGCTTCCGTTACGAACTGGGGTTTTATGCAGCCGGATATTACAAGTTTAACATTATGCAAAATGTATCGGCGGAGAATATCCTCAGCCTGTATTCCAATTACCTCGAAGACCCCCAGAATGTGGACCTGGACTATACGTTAAACCTGGTAATGAAAATCAACGATTACCTCTCCACAAACCTGACCTTCCAGACGATATATGACGATAATGCCTATAAGGGATTCCAGATCAGGGAAGTGTTTGGCCTCGGTGTTAATTTCGCATTTTAA